A window of Leclercia adecarboxylata contains these coding sequences:
- a CDS encoding glucose/quinate/shikimate family membrane-bound PQQ-dependent dehydrogenase has translation MAETKIQHSRLLVRLTALFAAFCGLYLLIGGVWLVAIGGSWYYPVAGIIMLAVTFLLWRSKQSALWLYAALLLATMIWGVWEVGFDFWALTPRSDILVFFGIWLILPFVWRRLLVRSSGAVAALVVALLISGGILTWAGFNDPQEVKGTLNTESTPAAAISEVADADWPAYGRNQEGQRYSPLKQINADNVKNLKEAWVFRTGDLKMPNDPGELTNEVTPIKVGNMLYLCTAHQRLFALDAATGKEKWHFDPQLKTNNQFQHVTCRGVSYHEARADNASPEVIADCPRRIMLPVNDGRLFAINAETGKLCETFANKGVLNLQTNMPDQTPGLYEPTSPPIITDKTIVIAGSVTDNFSVRETSGVIRGFDVNTGKLLWAFDPGAKDPNAIPSDEHTFTFNSPNSWAPAAYDAKLDLVYLPMGVTTPDIWGGNRTPEQERYASSVVALNATTGKLAWSYQTVHHDLWDMDMPSQPTLADITVNGKTVPVIYAPAKTGNIFVLDRRNGELVVPAPEKPVPQGAAKGDYVTKTQPFSDLSFRPKRDLSGADMWGATMFDQLVCRVMFHQLRYEGIFTPPSEQGTLVFPGNLGMFEWGGISVDPNRQVAIANPMALPFVSKLIPRGPGNPMEQPKDAQGTGTESGIQPQYGVPYGVTLNPFLSPFGLPCKQPAWGYISALDLKTNQVVWKKRIGTPQDSMPFPMPIPVPFNMGMPMLGGPISTAGNVLFIGATADNYLRAYNMSNGEKLWQGRLPAGGQATPMTYEVNGKQFVVISAGGHGSFGTKMGDYIVAYALPDEK, from the coding sequence ATGGCGGAAACAAAAATCCAACATTCACGTTTACTCGTGAGGCTAACAGCGCTGTTCGCTGCGTTCTGCGGACTGTATCTGTTAATCGGTGGGGTGTGGCTGGTGGCCATTGGTGGCTCCTGGTACTACCCGGTGGCAGGCATCATCATGCTTGCCGTGACTTTCCTTTTATGGCGCAGTAAACAATCAGCACTGTGGCTTTATGCCGCCCTGCTGCTGGCGACGATGATTTGGGGCGTCTGGGAGGTCGGCTTCGACTTCTGGGCTCTGACGCCACGTAGCGATATTCTCGTCTTCTTCGGTATCTGGCTGATCCTGCCATTCGTCTGGCGTCGCCTGCTGGTGCGTTCCAGCGGTGCGGTTGCCGCACTGGTGGTGGCCCTGCTGATCAGCGGCGGCATCCTGACCTGGGCTGGCTTTAACGATCCCCAGGAGGTGAAAGGCACCCTGAATACAGAATCTACGCCAGCGGCGGCGATCTCTGAGGTGGCCGATGCCGACTGGCCTGCCTACGGCCGTAATCAGGAAGGTCAACGTTACTCCCCGCTGAAGCAGATCAACGCGGATAACGTGAAAAACCTGAAAGAGGCCTGGGTGTTCCGTACCGGCGATCTCAAGATGCCGAACGATCCGGGCGAGCTGACCAACGAAGTGACTCCGATTAAAGTGGGCAACATGCTCTACCTGTGTACCGCTCACCAGCGTCTGTTCGCGCTTGATGCGGCCACCGGGAAAGAGAAATGGCACTTCGATCCGCAGCTGAAGACCAATAACCAGTTCCAGCACGTGACCTGCCGTGGCGTCTCTTATCACGAAGCGCGCGCAGACAACGCCAGCCCGGAAGTGATTGCCGACTGCCCGCGCCGCATCATGCTGCCGGTGAACGACGGTCGTCTGTTTGCTATTAACGCCGAAACCGGCAAGCTGTGCGAAACCTTTGCCAACAAAGGCGTGCTGAATCTGCAGACCAATATGCCGGATCAGACCCCGGGTCTGTATGAGCCGACTTCTCCGCCGATCATCACCGATAAAACTATCGTGATTGCCGGTTCGGTAACGGATAACTTCTCCGTTCGCGAAACCTCTGGCGTGATCCGTGGCTTTGACGTTAATACCGGTAAACTGCTGTGGGCCTTCGACCCGGGTGCGAAAGATCCCAACGCGATTCCGTCGGACGAACACACCTTTACCTTCAACTCGCCAAACTCCTGGGCTCCCGCGGCCTATGACGCGAAGCTGGACCTGGTCTATCTACCGATGGGCGTGACCACGCCGGATATCTGGGGCGGCAACCGTACGCCGGAGCAGGAGCGTTATGCCAGCTCTGTCGTGGCCCTGAATGCGACGACCGGGAAACTGGCGTGGAGCTACCAGACCGTTCACCACGATCTGTGGGATATGGACATGCCGTCCCAGCCGACGCTGGCGGACATTACCGTTAACGGTAAAACCGTACCGGTGATCTATGCCCCGGCGAAAACCGGCAACATCTTCGTGCTGGACCGTCGTAACGGCGAGCTGGTCGTACCGGCACCGGAAAAACCGGTTCCGCAGGGTGCGGCGAAAGGCGACTACGTTACAAAAACCCAGCCGTTCTCCGATCTGAGCTTCCGTCCGAAGAGAGATCTCAGCGGGGCGGACATGTGGGGCGCCACGATGTTCGACCAGCTGGTGTGCCGCGTGATGTTCCATCAGCTGCGCTATGAAGGCATCTTCACCCCGCCGTCCGAACAGGGCACGCTGGTGTTCCCGGGTAACCTGGGGATGTTCGAATGGGGCGGTATCTCCGTTGACCCGAACCGTCAGGTGGCGATTGCCAACCCGATGGCGCTGCCGTTTGTTTCTAAACTGATCCCACGCGGCCCGGGCAATCCGATGGAACAGCCGAAAGACGCGCAGGGTACCGGTACCGAATCGGGTATTCAGCCGCAGTACGGCGTGCCATACGGCGTAACGCTGAACCCGTTCCTGTCTCCGTTTGGCCTGCCATGTAAACAGCCGGCATGGGGTTATATTTCCGCGCTGGATCTGAAAACCAATCAGGTCGTGTGGAAAAAACGTATTGGTACGCCACAGGACAGCATGCCGTTCCCGATGCCGATCCCGGTGCCGTTCAATATGGGTATGCCGATGCTGGGTGGCCCAATCTCCACCGCCGGTAACGTGCTGTTCATTGGTGCGACCGCTGATAACTACCTGCGCGCATACAACATGAGCAACGGTGAAAAACTGTGGCAGGGTCGTCTGCCAGCCGGTGGACAGGCCACGCCGATGACCTATGAAGTGAATGGCAAGCAGTTCGTTGTCATCTCTGCGGGTGGTCACGGTTCGTTTGGTACGAAGATGGGCGACTACATTGTTGCCTATGCCCTGCCTGACGAGAAATAA
- the hpt gene encoding hypoxanthine phosphoribosyltransferase has product MKHTVEVMIPEAEIKARIAELGRQITEHYKDSGSEMVLVGLLRGSFMFMADLCREVQVSHEVDFMTASSYGSGMSTTRDVKILKDLDEDIRGKDVLIVEDIIDSGNTLSKVREILSLRGPKSLAICTLLDKPTRREVDVPVEFVGFSIPDEFVVGYGIDYAQRYRHLPYVGKVVLLDE; this is encoded by the coding sequence ATGAAACATACTGTTGAAGTGATGATCCCCGAAGCGGAGATCAAAGCGCGTATCGCCGAACTCGGTCGTCAGATCACCGAACACTATAAAGACAGCGGCAGCGAGATGGTGCTGGTGGGTCTGTTACGCGGTTCCTTCATGTTTATGGCCGATCTCTGCCGCGAAGTGCAGGTGTCCCATGAAGTCGATTTTATGACCGCCTCCAGCTATGGCAGCGGCATGTCGACCACCCGCGATGTGAAAATCCTCAAAGACCTGGATGAAGACATTCGCGGCAAAGACGTCCTGATTGTCGAAGACATCATCGATTCCGGTAACACCCTGTCAAAAGTGCGCGAAATTCTCAGCCTGCGTGGCCCGAAATCGCTGGCAATTTGCACCCTGCTGGACAAACCGACCCGCCGTGAAGTGGACGTTCCTGTGGAATTTGTGGGTTTCTCGATCCCGGATGAATTCGTGGTGGGCTACGGCATTGACTACGCCCAGCGCTATCGCCATCTGCCGTATGTCGGCAAAGTGGTGCTGCTGGACGAGTAA
- the can gene encoding carbonate dehydratase, translating into MNDIDTLISNNALWSKMLLEEDSGFFEKLSQAQKPRFLWIGCSDSRVPAERLTGLEPGELFVHRNVANLVIHTDLNCLSVVQYAVDVLEVEHIIICGHYGCGGVQAAVENTELGLIDNWLLHIRDIWFKHSSLLGQMPQERRLDTLCELNVMEQVYNLGHSTIMRSAWKRGQKVTIHGWAYGIHDGLLRDLDVTATNRETLEQRYRQGLSNLTLKHDNHK; encoded by the coding sequence ATGAATGACATAGATACACTCATCAGCAATAACGCACTATGGTCAAAGATGCTGCTGGAAGAAGATTCCGGATTTTTTGAGAAATTATCTCAGGCGCAAAAACCACGTTTTTTATGGATTGGATGTTCTGACAGCCGCGTTCCCGCTGAACGTCTGACCGGCCTCGAACCTGGCGAACTGTTCGTTCACCGTAACGTTGCGAATCTGGTGATCCACACCGATCTGAACTGCCTGTCGGTGGTGCAGTATGCCGTTGATGTTCTCGAAGTGGAACACATCATTATTTGCGGTCACTACGGCTGCGGCGGCGTCCAGGCGGCGGTTGAAAACACCGAGCTGGGCCTCATCGACAACTGGCTGCTACACATTCGTGATATCTGGTTCAAACATAGCTCACTGCTGGGGCAAATGCCGCAGGAGCGTCGCCTGGATACCCTGTGCGAACTTAACGTGATGGAGCAGGTATACAACCTGGGCCACTCCACCATTATGCGGTCTGCCTGGAAACGCGGGCAAAAAGTGACGATCCACGGCTGGGCCTACGGTATTCATGATGGCCTGCTGCGCGATCTGGACGTGACCGCCACCAACCGTGAAACCCTGGAGCAGCGTTACCGTCAGGGTCTGTCTAACCTCACCCTGAAGCACGATAACCACAAATAA
- a CDS encoding ABC transporter ATP-binding protein produces the protein MAIALELEQLKKTYPGGVQALRGIDLKVEAGDFYALLGPNGAGKSTTIGIISSLVNKTSGRVSVFGYDLEKDVVNAKRQLGLVPQEFNFNPFETVQQIVVNQAGYYGVERKDAVERSEKYLKQLDLWEKRNERARMLSGGMKRRLMIARALMHEPKLLILDEPTAGVDIELRRSMWGFLKDLNDKGTTIILTTHYLEEAEMLCRNIGIIQHGELVENTSMKALLSKLKSETFILDLAAKSALPKLEGYQYRLVDTSTLEVEVLREQGINSVFSQLSQQGIQVLSMRNKANRLEELFVSLVHEKQGDRA, from the coding sequence ATGGCGATTGCACTTGAGCTTGAGCAACTTAAAAAAACCTATCCGGGTGGCGTCCAGGCGCTGCGTGGCATAGATCTCAAAGTAGAAGCCGGTGATTTTTATGCGCTTCTGGGGCCTAACGGGGCAGGTAAATCCACCACCATCGGCATTATCAGTTCGCTGGTGAACAAAACCTCCGGCCGGGTAAGCGTGTTTGGCTACGATCTGGAGAAAGACGTCGTCAACGCCAAACGCCAGCTGGGGCTGGTGCCGCAGGAGTTCAACTTCAATCCGTTTGAGACCGTTCAGCAGATTGTGGTGAACCAGGCAGGCTACTACGGCGTGGAGCGCAAAGACGCGGTCGAGCGCAGCGAAAAATACCTTAAGCAGCTCGATCTGTGGGAGAAGCGTAACGAACGCGCGCGGATGTTATCCGGCGGCATGAAGCGTCGTCTGATGATTGCCCGCGCTCTGATGCACGAACCCAAACTGCTGATCCTGGATGAGCCAACCGCCGGGGTGGACATCGAACTTCGCCGCTCAATGTGGGGCTTTTTGAAGGATCTCAACGATAAAGGCACCACGATTATCCTCACCACCCACTATCTGGAAGAGGCTGAGATGCTCTGCCGTAATATCGGCATCATTCAGCACGGCGAGCTGGTGGAAAACACCTCGATGAAAGCGCTGCTCTCCAAGCTGAAATCAGAAACCTTCATTCTGGATCTGGCGGCGAAAAGCGCGCTTCCGAAGCTGGAAGGCTATCAGTATCGCCTGGTGGATACCTCAACGCTGGAGGTTGAAGTCCTGCGCGAGCAGGGGATCAACAGCGTCTTCAGCCAGCTGAGCCAGCAGGGGATTCAGGTATTAAGTATGCGTAACAAAGCAAACCGACTGGAAGAGCTGTTCGTCTCGCTGGTCCATGAGAAACAAGGAGATCGCGCATGA
- a CDS encoding ABC transporter permease yields MMQLYWVALKSIWAKEINRFMRIWIQTLVPPVITMTLYFIIFGNLIGSRIGEMHGFTYMQFIVPGLIMMAVITNAYANVASSFFSAKFQRNIEELLVAPVPTHVIIAGYVGGGVARGLCVGILVTAISLFFVPFQVHSWLFVGLTLLLTAVLFSLAGLLNAVFAKTFDDISLIPTFVLTPLTYLGGVFYSLTLLPPFWQGLSHLNPIVYMISGFRFGFLGISDVPLATTVGVLVIFIVAFYLLCWNLIQRGRGLRS; encoded by the coding sequence ATGATGCAGCTTTACTGGGTGGCGCTGAAAAGTATCTGGGCCAAGGAGATCAACCGCTTTATGCGCATCTGGATCCAGACCCTGGTGCCGCCGGTGATCACCATGACCCTCTACTTTATTATCTTCGGCAACCTGATTGGCTCGCGGATCGGCGAGATGCACGGCTTCACCTACATGCAGTTTATCGTGCCGGGCCTGATCATGATGGCGGTGATCACCAACGCCTACGCCAACGTGGCCTCGTCGTTCTTCAGCGCCAAGTTCCAGCGCAACATTGAGGAGCTGCTGGTGGCGCCGGTGCCTACGCACGTGATCATCGCCGGTTACGTCGGCGGCGGGGTGGCGCGCGGGCTGTGCGTCGGCATTCTGGTCACGGCCATTTCGCTGTTTTTTGTGCCGTTCCAGGTGCACTCCTGGCTGTTTGTCGGCCTGACGCTGCTGCTGACGGCGGTCCTGTTCTCGCTGGCAGGCCTGCTGAACGCAGTGTTCGCTAAAACCTTTGACGACATCAGCCTGATCCCGACCTTCGTTCTGACGCCGCTGACCTACCTCGGCGGGGTGTTCTACTCCCTGACGCTGCTGCCGCCGTTCTGGCAGGGGCTGTCACACCTGAACCCGATCGTCTATATGATCAGCGGCTTCCGCTTTGGCTTCCTCGGGATTTCCGACGTGCCGCTGGCGACCACCGTCGGCGTGCTGGTGATCTTTATCGTCGCCTTCTATCTGCTGTGCTGGAACCTGATCCAGCGCGGACGCGGACTGCGTAGCTAA
- a CDS encoding PTS sugar transporter subunit IIA, with translation MLGWVITCHDEYAQQMADRLAVRFGPLEQCQVVNFWRGLSCNMLSRMLCDAQHQVDSGDGVIFLTDISGAAPYRAAALLSHKHENCEVISGISLPLLEMMYPLREVTDSSGFRDTIVARGAPDVSSLWHQQQKNPPFVLLPGLEKY, from the coding sequence ATGCTGGGTTGGGTAATAACGTGTCATGATGAATATGCGCAGCAGATGGCGGATCGGCTCGCCGTCCGCTTTGGGCCGCTGGAGCAGTGCCAGGTGGTGAATTTCTGGCGTGGCCTCAGCTGCAATATGCTCAGCCGCATGTTGTGCGATGCCCAGCATCAGGTCGACAGCGGTGACGGGGTGATCTTTCTGACCGACATCTCCGGCGCAGCGCCGTACCGCGCGGCAGCATTACTTAGCCACAAGCATGAAAATTGCGAAGTGATCTCCGGCATAAGCTTACCGCTGCTGGAGATGATGTATCCTTTGCGCGAAGTGACCGACAGCAGCGGCTTTCGCGACACCATCGTGGCCCGCGGCGCGCCGGACGTCAGTAGCCTGTGGCATCAGCAGCAGAAAAACCCGCCCTTTGTCCTGCTTCCGGGTCTGGAGAAATATTAA
- a CDS encoding polysaccharide deacetylase family protein has protein sequence MSARILFLLLLLISGGASASLLSQQGAPARYMQTTEDAAIWAQVGNNVVTVGNVRAGQILAVVPTAADYYEFRFGFGTGFIDKGHLGEVQGKQRVEDSLGDLNKPLSNQNLITWKDTPVYNAPNAGSAPFGTLADNLRYPILNKLKDRLNQTWYQIRIANRLAWVSSLDAQEDNGLPVLTYHHILRDEENTRFRHTSTTTSVRAFNNQMAWLRDQGYATLTLYQLEGYVRNKMNLPARAVVITFDDGLKSVSRYAWPILRQYGFHATAFIISSRIKAHPLKWDPKSLQFMSISELREIQDVFDVQSHTHFLHRVDANRHPILLSRSYHNILMDFKHSRRALAQFNPHVLYLSYPFGGYNDIAVKAANDAGFHLAVTTVKGKVKPGDNPFLLKRLYVLRTDSLETMSRLISNQPQG, from the coding sequence ATGTCCGCGCGCATTCTTTTCCTGCTTCTGCTGCTGATCTCCGGCGGCGCATCTGCCAGTCTGTTAAGCCAGCAAGGGGCTCCGGCCCGCTATATGCAAACCACCGAAGATGCGGCCATCTGGGCGCAGGTGGGCAATAACGTCGTTACGGTAGGCAACGTGCGTGCCGGGCAGATCCTGGCGGTGGTCCCGACGGCTGCGGATTACTATGAGTTCCGCTTTGGCTTTGGTACCGGCTTTATCGACAAAGGGCATCTCGGCGAGGTACAGGGAAAACAGCGGGTCGAGGATAGCCTTGGCGATCTGAACAAGCCGCTCAGCAACCAGAATCTGATTACCTGGAAAGATACCCCGGTCTACAACGCACCCAATGCGGGCAGCGCCCCGTTTGGCACCCTGGCGGATAATCTGCGTTATCCAATCCTCAACAAGCTCAAGGATCGCCTGAATCAGACCTGGTATCAGATCCGCATCGCCAACCGCCTGGCCTGGGTCAGCAGTCTGGATGCCCAGGAGGATAACGGCCTGCCGGTGCTGACCTATCACCATATTCTGCGTGACGAAGAGAACACCCGTTTCCGCCATACCTCAACCACTACCAGCGTGCGTGCCTTCAACAACCAGATGGCCTGGCTGCGCGACCAGGGTTACGCCACGCTGACCCTGTATCAGCTCGAAGGCTATGTGCGCAATAAAATGAACCTGCCGGCCCGGGCGGTGGTGATCACCTTTGACGACGGCCTGAAGTCGGTCAGCCGTTACGCCTGGCCGATCCTCAGGCAGTACGGCTTTCACGCCACGGCGTTTATTATCTCCTCCAGGATCAAAGCCCATCCTCTGAAATGGGATCCGAAGTCGCTGCAGTTTATGAGCATTTCCGAGCTGCGGGAGATCCAGGATGTCTTTGACGTGCAGTCCCACACTCACTTCCTGCACCGTGTGGATGCGAATCGCCATCCAATCCTGCTGAGCCGCAGCTATCACAATATCCTGATGGATTTTAAACATTCCCGTCGCGCGCTGGCGCAGTTTAACCCGCATGTGCTCTACCTCTCATACCCGTTTGGCGGCTACAACGATATCGCGGTGAAAGCGGCGAATGACGCCGGTTTCCATCTGGCGGTGACGACGGTAAAAGGCAAGGTGAAACCGGGAGATAATCCGTTCTTACTGAAGCGTTTATACGTTCTCAGAACGGATTCTTTAGAGACCATGTCGCGGCTGATCAGCAATCAGCCGCAGGGGTAG
- the panD gene encoding aspartate 1-decarboxylase produces MIRKMLQGKLHRVKVTQADLHYEGSCAIDQDFLDAAGILENEAIDIWNVSNGNRFSTYAIAAERGSKIISVNGAAAHCANVGDIVIIASFVMMSDEEARRWQPKVAYFEGDNEMKRTAKAIPVQVA; encoded by the coding sequence ATGATTCGCAAAATGTTGCAAGGTAAGCTTCACCGTGTGAAGGTCACTCAGGCCGATCTGCACTATGAAGGCTCCTGCGCGATCGATCAGGATTTTCTCGACGCGGCGGGTATTCTTGAAAACGAAGCCATTGATATCTGGAATGTGAGCAACGGCAATCGTTTCTCAACCTATGCTATCGCGGCAGAACGGGGGTCTAAAATCATCTCCGTGAACGGTGCGGCAGCGCACTGCGCCAACGTGGGTGACATCGTCATCATTGCCAGCTTTGTCATGATGTCCGACGAAGAAGCCCGCCGCTGGCAGCCGAAAGTCGCCTACTTTGAAGGCGACAATGAGATGAAACGCACCGCGAAAGCGATCCCTGTCCAGGTCGCCTGA
- the panC gene encoding pantoate--beta-alanine ligase — protein MLIIETLPLLRQHIRRLRQEGKRIALVPTMGNLHDGHMKLVDEAKARADVVVVSIFVNPMQFDRADDLARYPRTLQEDCEKLKKHQVDFVFSPAPNDVYPKGTEETTFVDVPGISTMLEGASRPGHFRGVSTIVSKLFNLVQPDIACFGEKDFQQLALIRKMVADMGYDIDIVGVPIVRAKDGLALSSRNGYLTPDQRKIAPGLYKVMSAMVEKLQQKALSSEEIIAIAEQELNEQGFRADDIQIRDADTLLELSASSKRAVILVAAWLGQARLIDNTVVELAQ, from the coding sequence GTGCTAATCATTGAAACCCTGCCGCTGCTGCGCCAGCACATTCGCCGCCTGCGCCAGGAAGGTAAACGTATCGCGCTGGTGCCTACCATGGGCAACCTGCATGACGGCCATATGAAGCTGGTGGACGAAGCCAAAGCCCGCGCCGATGTGGTGGTGGTGAGTATTTTCGTCAACCCGATGCAGTTTGACCGTGCCGACGATCTGGCGCGCTACCCGCGCACGCTGCAGGAAGATTGCGAGAAGCTGAAAAAGCATCAGGTTGATTTCGTCTTCTCCCCGGCACCGAATGATGTCTACCCGAAGGGCACCGAAGAGACCACCTTTGTGGACGTGCCGGGCATCTCCACCATGCTCGAAGGGGCCAGCCGTCCGGGTCATTTCCGCGGCGTCTCGACCATCGTCAGCAAGCTGTTTAACCTGGTGCAGCCGGATATTGCCTGCTTCGGCGAGAAAGATTTCCAGCAGCTGGCGCTGATCCGCAAGATGGTGGCCGACATGGGCTACGACATCGACATTGTTGGCGTGCCCATCGTGCGTGCCAAAGATGGGCTGGCGCTGAGCTCCCGCAACGGCTATCTGACGCCGGACCAGCGTAAAATCGCGCCGGGCCTGTACAAAGTGATGAGTGCCATGGTCGAAAAGCTGCAGCAGAAAGCGCTCAGCAGCGAAGAGATTATCGCCATCGCCGAACAAGAGCTGAATGAACAAGGTTTCCGGGCTGATGATATTCAGATCCGCGATGCCGATACGCTGCTGGAACTCTCTGCCAGCAGCAAACGCGCGGTGATCCTGGTTGCTGCGTGGCTCGGTCAGGCGCGCCTGATCGACAATACTGTCGTTGAACTGGCTCAGTAA
- the panB gene encoding 3-methyl-2-oxobutanoate hydroxymethyltransferase → MKPTTIATLQKCKQDKQRFATITAYDYSFAKLFAEEGINVMLVGDSLGMTVQGHDSTLPVTVEDIAYHTRAVRRGAPACLLLADLPFMAYATPEQAFESAATVMRAGANMVKVEGGAWLADTVRMLTERAVPVCGHLGLTPQSVNIFGGYKVQGRGDAAQTLFDDAQALEAAGAQLLVLECVPVALAKRITEALSIPVIGIGAGNVTDGQILVMHDAFGITGGHIPKFAKNFLIDAGDMRGAVRQYIADVESGVYPGEEHSFQ, encoded by the coding sequence ATGAAACCAACCACCATCGCCACCTTGCAGAAATGCAAGCAGGACAAACAGCGCTTCGCCACCATTACGGCCTATGACTACAGCTTCGCTAAACTCTTTGCCGAAGAGGGTATTAACGTCATGCTGGTCGGCGACTCGTTAGGGATGACGGTCCAGGGACATGACTCCACCCTGCCAGTGACGGTAGAGGATATTGCTTATCACACCCGGGCGGTGCGCCGCGGGGCACCGGCCTGCCTGCTGCTCGCCGATCTGCCGTTTATGGCCTACGCCACGCCGGAACAGGCGTTTGAGAGTGCCGCCACCGTGATGCGCGCCGGGGCCAACATGGTCAAAGTGGAAGGCGGCGCCTGGCTGGCTGACACCGTCCGCATGCTGACCGAGCGCGCGGTGCCGGTCTGCGGCCATCTGGGATTAACCCCGCAGTCGGTCAATATCTTTGGCGGCTATAAGGTGCAGGGGCGCGGTGACGCCGCTCAGACCTTGTTTGATGATGCGCAGGCTTTAGAAGCCGCAGGCGCACAGCTGCTGGTGCTGGAGTGCGTGCCGGTGGCGCTGGCGAAACGCATCACCGAAGCGCTCTCTATTCCGGTGATCGGCATTGGTGCCGGTAACGTCACCGATGGCCAGATTCTGGTGATGCACGATGCGTTCGGCATTACCGGCGGGCATATCCCGAAATTTGCGAAGAATTTCCTGATCGACGCAGGCGACATGCGCGGCGCAGTCAGGCAGTATATTGCCGACGTTGAATCGGGTGTTTACCCGGGTGAAGAACACAGTTTCCAGTAA
- the folK gene encoding 2-amino-4-hydroxy-6-hydroxymethyldihydropteridine diphosphokinase: MTLAYIAIGSNLASPLEQVNAAVQALGDIPQSRIVALSAFYRTPPLGPQDQPDYLNAAIALETTLSADALLDNTQRIELQQGRVRKEERWGPRTLDLDIMLFGDAVINTERLTVPHYDMKNRGFMLWPLFEIAPDLTFPDGQSLSALLAQLNAEKPARW, from the coding sequence ATGACGCTTGCGTATATCGCCATCGGCAGCAATCTGGCCTCTCCGCTGGAGCAGGTTAATGCTGCCGTCCAGGCGCTGGGCGACATCCCGCAGTCCCGCATTGTCGCCCTCTCCGCGTTTTATCGCACGCCTCCGCTGGGCCCGCAGGATCAGCCCGACTACCTGAACGCCGCCATCGCCCTGGAAACGACCCTCAGCGCCGACGCGCTGCTGGACAACACCCAGCGCATTGAGTTGCAGCAGGGGCGCGTACGTAAGGAAGAGCGCTGGGGTCCGCGCACCCTGGATCTCGACATCATGCTGTTTGGCGATGCGGTGATTAACACCGAGCGCCTGACCGTGCCGCATTACGACATGAAAAACCGTGGCTTTATGCTCTGGCCGCTGTTTGAAATTGCTCCCGATCTGACCTTCCCTGACGGTCAAAGCCTCAGCGCCCTGCTGGCGCAGCTGAACGCCGAAAAACCTGCCCGCTGGTAA